GAACGCCTGGGCCGAGGGGGTGGGCGAACGGCTCACGCCGGTCGAGCTTCCGCCGGCCTGGTACGTGCTCGTGGATCCGGGCGTCCATGTCGCGACCGCGGCCCTGTTCCAAAGCCCTGAATTGACGAGGAATGCCGCACCCGCGACAATATCCGACTTCGTTTCGGGAACTGGGCTCGGCAATGCGTTCGAGCCGGTGCTGCGCCGCCGCGAACCCGCCGTCGAGGCGGCGTTCGTCGCGCTGGCGCGGATCGGCACGCCGCGATTGACCGGGTCGGGTAGTGGCTGTTTCGTCGAGTTCGCCACGCGCGAATCCGCCGAGGCCGCGCTGGCCGCGCTGCCGCCGGGCCTCAGGGCCTGGGTGGTGGCGGGCGCGGCGCGCTCGCCGTTGCTGGATGCGCTCGAACAAGCCGTGATTGGTGATTGGTGATTGGTGATTGGGAAGAACAGAAGGCGCGTGCGGTTGCTTTTCCCAGTCGCGAATCACCAGTCACGAGTCACGTCCCAGCAACAGGGGCGTCGCCAAGCGGTTAAGGCACCGGGTTTTGATCCCGGCATGCGCAGGTTCGAATCCTGCCGCCCCTGCCAGAAGAGCCGTGATCGGTGATTCGTGATTGGTGATTCGTCAGGACGGGAAGTCCCGGCCCTGCTGTTCTTTCCAATCACGAATCACCAATCGCCAATGACGTTCCCCCACCCGCGCGGTCAGAGCGAAGCGGAGTAGCAAGGAAATGAAGGAAGATCGGAACCTGTTGATCTTCTCGGGCAACGCGAACAGGCCGCTGGCCAAGGCGGTCTGTCGCGAGCTCGGGGTCCGCCCCGGCAAGGCGCTGGTCTCGACGTTTTCAGACGGCGAGGTGCAGGTCGAGATCGAGGAGAACGTGCGCCGGCAGGACGTGTTCGTCATCCAGCCGACCAATGCGCCCTCGGCCGAGCACCTGATGGAGCTGCTGGCGCTGATCGACGCGCTCAAGCGCGCATCGGCGACCTCGGTGACCGCGGTAGTGCCGTACTTCGGCTACGCGCGGCAGGACCGGCGGATGCGCTCCTCGCGCGTGCCGATCACCGCCAAGCTGGCGGCGCGGATGTTCACCGCGGCCGGCGCCGACGGACTGCTGACGGTCGATCTCCACGCCGACCAGATCCAGGGCTTCTTCGACATCCCGGTGGACAACGTGTACGCCTCGCCGCTGCTGCTGGCCGACATCTGGCGCGCGCACGGCACCGACAACCTGATCGTGGTTTCGCCCGACGTCGGCGGCGTGGTGCGGGCCCGGGCCATCGCCAAGCGCCTCGACGACGCGGACCTCGCGATCATCGACAAGCGCCGGCCGAAGGCCAACGTCGCCACGGTGATGAACATCATCGGCGACGTCGAGGGCAAGACCTGCGTGCTGGTCGACGACATCGTCGACACCGCGGGCACGCTGTGCGCGGCGGCGGGGGCCCTCAAGGCCAGCGGTGCCAACAAGGTCGTCGCCTACTGCACCCATCCGGTGCTGTCGGGTGCGGCGATCGACAACATCACCCGTTCCCAGCTGGACGAACTGGTGGTGACCGACACCATCCCGCTGTCGGAGGCTGCCCGCGGCTGCGGTCGCATCCGCCAGCTCAGCGTCGCCGAGATGCTGGCCGAGACGATCCGCCGGGTCGCCTTCGGGGAGTCGGTGAGTTCGCTGTATCTGGATTGAGAGCGGTGATTGGTGACTGGTAATTGGTAATTCGTGATTGGTGATTCGAAAGAGCAGCTGCTTTTACCAATCACCAATCACCAATTACGAATCACGAATCACGAATCACCAGGTTCCACCGGCTCTTCTGGTCGCGGAAGAGTCGCCAAACCGCCGCGAGGCGGATCATTGCAACAACACTAGAGAGAAACAACATGGCAACGACGCACGAAATCAGGGTCGAACGCCGCGAAGACGAAGGGAAGGGTGCGAGCCGCCGCCTTCGTCGCGCCGGCAAGACTCCCGCCATCGTCTACGGTGGCGACCTCAAGCCCGTCAACATCCAGCTCGACCACGAGCCGTTGTGGGTGGCCAGCCAGAACGAGTGGTTCTATTCCTCGATCCTCGACCTCAGCCTGGGCGGGGACATCCAGAAGGTGCTGCTGCGCGACATCCAGCGCCATCCGTACAAGCAGCTGATCATGCACCTGGACTTCCAGCGCGTGAACGAAAAGGAGACGCTGCGCACCGCGGTGCCTCTGCACTTCCTCGGCGAGGACACTTCGCCGGCCGGCAAGTCCGTCGAGGTCGTGGTGCTCCACGAGCTCAACGAAGTCGTGGTGGAGTGCCTGCCCAAGGACCTGCCGGAGTTCATCGAGGTCGACCTGTCGGCCCTCGAGCTCGGCGCCACCGTGCACCTGTCCGACCTCAAGCTGCCGGAAGGCGTCGAGATTCCCGAGCTCAAGCTGGGCAAGGAGCACGATGTGGCGGTGGTCGTGGCGCGGCACGCCCGGGTCGAAGCTGCCGAGGAAACCGCCGAGGGCGACGAGGCTGGCGCTGACGTGCCGGCCAGCAAGGTGGCCAAGGACGACGAGAAGTGATCTTCGCCTAGGCGAAGATCACCCCGAGCCGCAGGCGAGGGGTCTCCTGATGGACGCGACCGGGATCCGGTGCGTCCAACGGGGGCCCATTGTCGCGCGGTCCGGACGACCCCCTGATGGAAGGACTGCGTCTCATCGTCGGCCTCGGCAATCCGGGGCGGGAATACGCGCGGACCCGGCACAATGCCGGGTTCCGCTTCGTCGACGCGCTCGCCGGCAAGGCCGGCGGCCGCTTCGGCATCGAGGGCAAGCTGTTCGGCGAGACCGCGAAGATCGACTTCGCCGGTCACCCGCTGTGGCTGCTGAAACCCGCGACCTTCATGAATCTCAGCGGCAAGTCGGTGGCCGCTGCGCTGCGCTACTGGAAGATCGAGCCGGAGCAGGCGCTGCTGGCTCACGACGAGCTCGACCTGCCGCCCGGCGCCGCCCGGTTGAAGTTCGACGGCGGACACGGCGGCCAGAACGGATTGCGCGACACGATGAAGCTGCTCGGCCACGGCCGGTTCCACCGCCTGCGCATCGGGATCGGACATCCGGGGCACAAGGACCGCGTCACCTCGTGGGTACTGGGACGGCCCGGCGCCGACGACGACATCCTGATCGATCGCGCCGTCGACGACGCGCTCGATGTCCTGCCGCTCGCGGTCCGCGGCGATTTCAACGAGGCGATGAAGCGGTTGCATACGAGCAGGGATTAGGGGATTGGGGATTCGGGATTCGGGAAGGCACGCGCTTTTTCGAATCCCGAATCCCGAATTCCCACTCCCGGATTCTCATGGGCATCCAATGCGGCATCGTCGGCCTGCCGAACGTCGGCAAGTCGACCCTTTTCAACGCGTTGACCAAGGCGGGCATCGCCGCGGCCAACTTTCCGTTCTGCACGATCGAGCCGAACGTCGGCGTGGTCCCGGTGCCGGATCCGCGGCTGGGCGCGCTGGCGGAGATCGTCAAGCCCGAGAAGGTGGTGCCGACCGCGGTCGAGTTCGTCGACATCGCCGGCCTGGTCGCCGGCGCGGCCAGCGGCGAGGGCCTGGGCAACAAGTTCCTGGCGCACATCCGCGAGGTCGACGCGATCACGCACGTGGTGCGCTGCTTCGATGATCCCGACGTGATCCATGTCGCCAACCGGGTCGACCCGATCGCGGACATCGAGACCATCGACACCGAACTGGCGCTGGCCGACCTGGATTCGGTCGACAAGGCGATCGCCCGTTACGAACGCGTGGCCAAGAGCGGCGACAAGGACGCCAAGGCACGGATCGAGGTGCTGCAGAAGCTCCGGGCGGCGCTGGACGACGGCAGGCCCGCGCGCTCGGTGGCGCTGGCGGACGAGGAACGCCCGCTGGTGCGCGAACTGTTCCTGCTGACCATGAAGCCGGTGCTGTACATCGCCAACGTGCTCGAGGACGGCTTCGAGGGCAATCCGCACCTGGATGCGGTGCGCGCCCGTGCGGCCGGCGAGGGCGCCGAGGTGGTGCCGGTGTCGGCCGCGATCGAGGAGGAGCTGAGCCAGCTCGAGGACGCCGACCGCGACGAGATGCTGTCCAGCTACGGGCTGGAGGAGCCGGGCCTGAACCGCGTGATCCGCGCCGCCTACCGCCTGCTGGGCCTGCAGACCTATTTCACCGCCGGAGTGAAGGAGGTCCGGGCCTGGACCGTGAAGGCCGGCGCCACCGCCCCACAGGCGGCAGCGGTCATCCACACCGATTTCGAGAAGGGCTTCATCCGCGCCGAGACCATCGGCTACGACGACTTCATCCGCTACCGCGGCGAGGCAGGGGCCCGCGAGGCCGGCCGGCTGCGGCTGGAGGGCAAGGATTACCGGGTGCAGGAAGGCGACGTGCTGCACTTCCGCTTCAACGTCTGAGCAGCGCGCTGCCCGCGCCAGGCCTGCCAAGGCGCCGGGGCGGGAGGCGTCCGGCCCGCGTGCGTATCCGGCGGACGGCGCGACAGGCGCGTTGACAGCGACCCGGCGCGTGGTCAAAATAACGGGCTGTTTCACGGGTTTGCGCGACGACCGGAGGGATACCCAAGCGGCCAACGGGGGCAGACTGTAAATCTGCTGGCTTACGCCTTCGGTGGTTCGAATCCACCTCCCTCCACCAGTCCCGTCACGCAGCACCAGGTTCCAACGCGGCGCGGGAGTAGTTCAACGGTAGAACCTCAGCCTTCCAAGCTGA
This sequence is a window from Luteimonas viscosa. Protein-coding genes within it:
- a CDS encoding ribose-phosphate diphosphokinase, translating into MKEDRNLLIFSGNANRPLAKAVCRELGVRPGKALVSTFSDGEVQVEIEENVRRQDVFVIQPTNAPSAEHLMELLALIDALKRASATSVTAVVPYFGYARQDRRMRSSRVPITAKLAARMFTAAGADGLLTVDLHADQIQGFFDIPVDNVYASPLLLADIWRAHGTDNLIVVSPDVGGVVRARAIAKRLDDADLAIIDKRRPKANVATVMNIIGDVEGKTCVLVDDIVDTAGTLCAAAGALKASGANKVVAYCTHPVLSGAAIDNITRSQLDELVVTDTIPLSEAARGCGRIRQLSVAEMLAETIRRVAFGESVSSLYLD
- a CDS encoding 50S ribosomal protein L25/general stress protein Ctc, producing the protein MATTHEIRVERREDEGKGASRRLRRAGKTPAIVYGGDLKPVNIQLDHEPLWVASQNEWFYSSILDLSLGGDIQKVLLRDIQRHPYKQLIMHLDFQRVNEKETLRTAVPLHFLGEDTSPAGKSVEVVVLHELNEVVVECLPKDLPEFIEVDLSALELGATVHLSDLKLPEGVEIPELKLGKEHDVAVVVARHARVEAAEETAEGDEAGADVPASKVAKDDEK
- the pth gene encoding aminoacyl-tRNA hydrolase, whose translation is MEGLRLIVGLGNPGREYARTRHNAGFRFVDALAGKAGGRFGIEGKLFGETAKIDFAGHPLWLLKPATFMNLSGKSVAAALRYWKIEPEQALLAHDELDLPPGAARLKFDGGHGGQNGLRDTMKLLGHGRFHRLRIGIGHPGHKDRVTSWVLGRPGADDDILIDRAVDDALDVLPLAVRGDFNEAMKRLHTSRD
- the ychF gene encoding redox-regulated ATPase YchF, whose amino-acid sequence is MGIQCGIVGLPNVGKSTLFNALTKAGIAAANFPFCTIEPNVGVVPVPDPRLGALAEIVKPEKVVPTAVEFVDIAGLVAGAASGEGLGNKFLAHIREVDAITHVVRCFDDPDVIHVANRVDPIADIETIDTELALADLDSVDKAIARYERVAKSGDKDAKARIEVLQKLRAALDDGRPARSVALADEERPLVRELFLLTMKPVLYIANVLEDGFEGNPHLDAVRARAAGEGAEVVPVSAAIEEELSQLEDADRDEMLSSYGLEEPGLNRVIRAAYRLLGLQTYFTAGVKEVRAWTVKAGATAPQAAAVIHTDFEKGFIRAETIGYDDFIRYRGEAGAREAGRLRLEGKDYRVQEGDVLHFRFNV